Proteins from a single region of Sphaerochaeta globosa str. Buddy:
- a CDS encoding substrate-binding domain-containing protein gives MKKTLVLLMVLVMLGSGVLFAQGQKETGLTKVGIVNLPPEESGYRQANVEDMNTVFSTANGYDAKQTNTMDNSEQIAAAKGYIRDGVDYLLISAANASGWDDTLKSAKDAGIKVILFDRAIDTDKANYQAALLSDMAYEGKKAVEWVLGLGLPKINLILIRGQMGSAAEIGRSGAVLEAAKAGKLTIVADGTGGDSWSLEEARKVVEAAIAAGKDFNVIYAENDGMAQGAVQALEAAGISHGKDGKVKVIGFDFNRFALRNVQAGYWDADMQCNPRQAAEISKWIKSGTIPSGTIYQEELLLTTATISDELIDKWGINADPGKGVITR, from the coding sequence ATGAAAAAGACTCTAGTTCTTTTGATGGTTCTGGTTATGTTGGGTTCAGGCGTTCTGTTCGCCCAAGGTCAGAAGGAGACCGGTCTTACCAAGGTGGGTATTGTCAATCTGCCCCCAGAAGAATCCGGATATCGGCAAGCTAACGTTGAAGACATGAACACTGTGTTCTCAACAGCCAACGGCTATGACGCAAAACAGACCAACACAATGGACAACAGCGAACAGATCGCTGCCGCGAAAGGCTACATTCGTGACGGAGTGGACTATCTTCTGATCTCAGCAGCAAACGCTTCTGGATGGGATGACACCCTCAAGTCCGCAAAAGATGCCGGCATAAAAGTAATCCTCTTCGACCGTGCAATCGATACGGACAAAGCCAATTACCAGGCAGCTCTGCTCTCCGACATGGCCTATGAAGGCAAGAAAGCAGTGGAATGGGTGTTGGGCCTTGGTCTTCCTAAGATCAATCTGATCCTCATTCGCGGACAGATGGGTTCTGCAGCTGAAATCGGCCGAAGTGGAGCCGTACTCGAAGCCGCAAAAGCTGGAAAGCTCACCATCGTAGCAGATGGAACCGGTGGAGACAGCTGGAGTCTTGAAGAAGCCCGCAAAGTTGTTGAAGCAGCAATTGCAGCAGGCAAAGATTTCAACGTTATCTACGCAGAAAATGATGGTATGGCACAAGGCGCCGTTCAGGCACTCGAAGCAGCCGGTATCAGCCATGGCAAAGACGGAAAGGTCAAGGTCATCGGATTTGACTTCAACCGTTTTGCACTTCGCAACGTCCAGGCCGGTTACTGGGATGCCGACATGCAATGCAATCCCCGTCAGGCAGCTGAGATTTCCAAATGGATAAAGAGTGGAACCATCCCCAGCGGAACCATCTATCAGGAAGAACTGCTCTTGACTACTGCAACCATTAGCGATGAACTCATCGACAAGTGGGGCATCAACGCAGATCCTGGCAAGGGTGTAATCACCAGGTAA
- a CDS encoding sugar ABC transporter ATP-binding protein, producing MLSETILEMKDICKSFPGVKALDGVDFKLRKGEIHALMGENGAGKSTLIKVITGVYEKDAGLITLQGEPIHCKTPEEAQNKGIGTVYQEIMLCSNLTVAENMCIGRSHSSFVNWKQMNEKAAQLLASLGIPASPIQELSSCSLAVQQMIAIARAVDMDCKILILDEPTSSLDEDEVQKLFALMRELKERGVGIIFITHFLEQVYEISDRITVLRNGKLVGEYETSSLSQFDLISKMLGNVLEDITKLQKHEPIVTDTTIPVFEGRELSSAAGVRPFNFTIQKGEVNGFAGLLGSGRSESARAIFAADKVTGGEVRMKGKRVKIKTPLQAIQQGIGYLPEDRKDDGIIDDLSVRDNIILTLQVLKGFFKPLSLKQAQTFAEEYIEKLNIKTPTPNTPIKSLSGGNQQKVILARWLLTNPEYLILDEPTRGIDVGTKVEIQKLVLKLASEGMSLTFISSEIEEMLRTCSRLIVMKDREIVAELKGTELTENDVMNVIAQGGKTKCAN from the coding sequence TTGTTGTCAGAAACCATACTCGAAATGAAGGATATCTGCAAATCATTTCCCGGAGTCAAAGCTCTGGACGGCGTGGACTTCAAACTCCGAAAGGGGGAGATCCATGCTCTCATGGGAGAAAACGGAGCAGGCAAATCCACACTGATTAAAGTCATTACCGGAGTCTACGAAAAGGACGCCGGCTTAATTACCTTACAGGGAGAACCTATCCACTGTAAGACACCGGAAGAAGCGCAAAACAAAGGAATAGGCACCGTCTATCAGGAAATAATGCTGTGTTCGAATTTAACTGTGGCAGAGAATATGTGTATCGGCCGCAGTCACAGCTCATTTGTCAATTGGAAGCAAATGAACGAAAAGGCGGCGCAGTTGCTTGCATCACTGGGTATTCCAGCAAGCCCGATCCAGGAACTTTCAAGCTGCTCGCTTGCGGTACAGCAGATGATTGCAATCGCCCGTGCAGTCGATATGGACTGCAAGATCCTCATACTCGACGAGCCAACTTCCTCTCTTGATGAAGACGAGGTACAGAAACTCTTCGCCCTCATGCGTGAGTTGAAAGAGCGGGGCGTGGGAATCATCTTTATCACTCACTTTCTCGAGCAGGTATATGAAATCAGCGATAGAATTACCGTGCTTCGCAATGGGAAGCTGGTAGGCGAATATGAAACATCCTCGCTTTCCCAATTCGACCTCATCTCAAAGATGCTGGGAAATGTACTTGAGGATATTACCAAATTACAAAAACATGAGCCGATTGTAACCGACACCACCATCCCGGTCTTTGAAGGGAGAGAGCTTTCAAGTGCCGCAGGAGTAAGACCCTTCAACTTTACCATACAAAAAGGTGAAGTGAATGGGTTTGCCGGACTGCTCGGCTCCGGACGCAGTGAAAGTGCCCGTGCAATTTTCGCAGCAGATAAGGTAACCGGTGGTGAAGTAAGAATGAAGGGTAAGCGGGTGAAGATCAAAACACCCCTGCAAGCCATACAGCAAGGAATAGGATATTTGCCCGAAGACCGCAAAGACGATGGAATCATCGATGACCTGTCGGTACGAGACAATATCATTCTCACCCTGCAGGTCCTGAAAGGATTTTTCAAACCGCTCTCATTAAAACAGGCACAGACCTTTGCCGAAGAGTATATTGAGAAGTTGAATATCAAGACTCCGACTCCCAACACGCCGATCAAATCTCTTTCTGGAGGCAACCAGCAGAAAGTCATTCTGGCCCGATGGTTGCTTACCAACCCGGAGTACTTGATCCTGGATGAACCAACCCGTGGTATCGATGTTGGCACCAAAGTCGAGATTCAGAAACTTGTACTCAAGCTCGCAAGTGAAGGAATGAGCTTGACATTCATCTCTTCAGAAATTGAAGAGATGCTGAGAACCTGTTCCCGTTTGATAGTCATGAAAGACCGTGAAATTGTAGCAGAACTCAAGGGAACAGAGTTGACGGAGAACGATGTAATGAACGTAATCGCACAGGGGGGAAAGACCAAATGCGCAAATTGA
- a CDS encoding ABC transporter permease yields the protein MRKLIKNFSYLFLPLSVLALLIIINLIKGADYFSITMVNGALYGNIPNILFGASELVILSIGMTLVTAASRGQDISIGESATITSAVFVLFVLQAGEVTLFTIVMGFLLSCVAGLALGAFNGALVSVFKVQPMVASLILFTGGRSIAFMIDGKLSPILANDISNKIGTVIPGVPIQTPIILTVVFIVFVAVLFKTTTLKLYVETVGINPNAARLNGINPKKIIFLTFLIMGFCSAVAGFIAVNKAGRHDSVNLLKLIMMDAILAVAIGGNSLSGGKFSITGSIIGAYTIEMLNRTLLRLEIEPAMIKVFKAVFIIILMVVSSPVVRVFISKSLDKVRAWRIPASQSKGGASTIPPTNTAKKKEE from the coding sequence ATGCGCAAATTGATAAAAAACTTTTCTTACCTGTTTCTCCCTCTCTCGGTTTTGGCGCTGCTCATTATCATTAATTTGATAAAGGGTGCCGACTATTTCTCCATAACCATGGTAAACGGGGCACTCTACGGGAATATTCCGAATATCTTGTTTGGGGCCTCCGAGCTGGTCATCCTGTCCATAGGCATGACGCTGGTAACGGCAGCTTCACGAGGACAGGACATCAGCATCGGAGAGAGTGCCACCATTACTTCTGCGGTATTTGTGCTGTTTGTGCTACAGGCCGGTGAGGTCACCCTGTTTACCATAGTGATGGGTTTCCTCTTAAGTTGTGTTGCAGGCTTGGCTCTTGGCGCATTCAACGGTGCCTTGGTTTCAGTATTCAAGGTTCAGCCAATGGTTGCATCACTTATCCTGTTTACAGGTGGCCGGTCGATAGCCTTCATGATCGACGGAAAATTATCTCCCATCCTTGCGAACGATATATCGAATAAAATCGGTACGGTTATTCCAGGAGTACCAATACAGACTCCAATAATCCTGACTGTTGTCTTCATCGTGTTTGTTGCAGTGCTGTTCAAGACTACAACGCTCAAGCTCTATGTAGAGACCGTGGGGATCAACCCGAATGCTGCACGCCTCAATGGTATCAATCCCAAGAAAATCATATTTTTGACCTTCTTGATTATGGGATTCTGTTCCGCAGTTGCAGGTTTCATTGCAGTGAACAAAGCAGGGCGTCACGATAGCGTCAACTTGCTCAAACTTATCATGATGGATGCGATTCTCGCCGTGGCCATAGGCGGAAACTCACTGAGCGGTGGGAAGTTCAGCATTACCGGTTCCATAATCGGTGCGTACACGATAGAGATGCTGAATAGGACCCTGCTGAGGCTGGAGATTGAACCCGCGATGATCAAGGTTTTCAAGGCGGTCTTCATAATCATTCTCATGGTGGTCTCATCGCCTGTAGTCAGGGTTTTTATCAGCAAATCCCTGGACAAGGTTCGAGCGTGGAGAATTCCTGCAAGCCAGAGCAAGGGTGGAGCTTCAACCATTCCCCCCACGAACACAGCCAAAAAGAAGGAGGAATAG
- a CDS encoding ABC transporter permease: MASMNVIKPKARLSNSNILFLIAAVIFVLMYLFAIIWYPASFMQFQTFFDLFNLNAPLIIMTLGLCIVMIGGGIDISIGSVCGLITMACAVFLQSKSGSIAGAILIALGIGIAFGILQGYLIAYLEIQPFIITLSGLFLAQGLLTTLHKDPINVTMPAFVSLRDFDIVITWLGTKNRLGIFIPCEIKPGAILVVILLAILASLMKWSRFGRNVYAVGGNSRSAMMLGINVKRTIFITYVISGLTAGIAGFVYIMTTGAGNVGNAAGAEMKAIASAIIGGTLLNGGVGNLLGAPIGTLTLLIINELIRAAGVQSNFQAMVSGLLLYFFIVLQSVIMSLRDRKRISIALPPWLRLSDKDQAQNHK; encoded by the coding sequence ATGGCATCTATGAATGTAATCAAACCAAAAGCAAGACTATCGAATTCGAATATTCTATTTCTCATCGCTGCAGTCATATTTGTGCTGATGTACCTGTTTGCAATTATCTGGTATCCAGCCAGTTTCATGCAGTTTCAGACGTTCTTTGACTTATTCAACCTCAATGCCCCACTCATCATCATGACACTTGGACTATGCATCGTTATGATCGGTGGCGGTATCGACATCTCCATCGGCTCAGTATGTGGGTTGATAACAATGGCCTGTGCAGTCTTCCTCCAGTCTAAGTCAGGGAGCATCGCCGGTGCCATCCTTATTGCACTGGGCATAGGCATTGCGTTCGGAATCCTGCAAGGATATCTCATAGCCTATCTTGAGATTCAACCGTTTATCATTACCTTGTCAGGGTTGTTCCTGGCACAGGGACTGTTGACGACACTCCATAAGGACCCTATCAATGTCACCATGCCTGCATTCGTGAGTTTGAGGGATTTTGATATAGTGATCACATGGCTTGGTACGAAAAACAGACTGGGAATCTTCATTCCGTGTGAAATAAAACCCGGTGCTATACTTGTTGTAATCCTTCTTGCCATTCTTGCGTCCTTGATGAAGTGGTCGCGCTTCGGGCGCAATGTCTACGCCGTCGGTGGCAATAGTCGCAGCGCTATGATGCTCGGCATCAACGTAAAGAGAACGATATTCATCACCTATGTGATTAGTGGATTGACGGCCGGTATCGCGGGTTTTGTGTACATAATGACAACAGGAGCAGGCAATGTCGGAAATGCGGCAGGAGCCGAAATGAAAGCAATAGCCTCGGCTATCATAGGTGGTACGTTGCTCAACGGCGGCGTAGGAAACCTGCTTGGCGCCCCTATAGGCACGTTGACGCTTCTGATAATCAACGAACTAATCCGAGCAGCGGGAGTTCAATCAAACTTCCAAGCAATGGTAAGCGGACTTTTGCTCTATTTCTTCATCGTGCTGCAAAGCGTCATCATGTCGCTTCGTGACAGAAAAAGAATCAGTATTGCGCTACCGCCTTGGTTGCGGCTGTCGGACAAGGATCAAGCCCAAAATCATAAATAG
- a CDS encoding response regulator produces MYKVFIAEDEIVVREGLRNSIQSGTGPFVLVGEASDGEMALSIMKDLKPDILITDIRMPFVDGLSLSRIIKKILPWIKIIIISGHDEFQYAQEAISIGVDEYLLKPISASGMLETLNKLVDTIEQEKKHLSSIENLKQQAQSNSDLIRERWLCDLVTGIVKTEDALEKGGDMGIDLIAHGYLAAIIKLSISSEDYSNLITAKLHINSLIDNQEEVVCFSQSRDSIILLLMQLVSESLEETAYTLGQAIKYEVERNTDCMVTIGIGSFVERIGSLSQSYADAEKAIKFSVKTGQNLIFGIHDLNSFSEIDFLKLDGSPISERLKYVKKSGINEIIAQYMTMIGDDPFQTTLISYYLLYDLMVAISRIIDELGGVVQEVIPWVANKSQLSEIAGSKETFCDGVKSILDAFIDFRDLKSAGKYYEMIQKAKQHINLHFADQDISLHSVASIVHVSPNHFSTIFSQETGETFIEYLTRVRINTSKDLLLTTALRSADIAYDVGFGDPHYFSYIFKKHTGISPREFRTGSKCLN; encoded by the coding sequence ATGTATAAGGTTTTTATTGCAGAAGACGAGATAGTAGTACGTGAAGGGCTGCGAAACAGCATTCAGTCGGGGACAGGCCCCTTTGTCCTCGTGGGTGAAGCTTCCGACGGCGAGATGGCCCTATCAATTATGAAGGATTTGAAACCCGATATCCTGATTACTGATATTAGAATGCCGTTTGTTGATGGACTTAGCCTTTCTAGAATTATCAAGAAGATACTTCCCTGGATAAAAATAATCATAATTTCAGGGCATGATGAATTTCAGTACGCACAAGAGGCAATATCAATCGGTGTTGACGAATACCTTCTCAAACCCATTTCTGCCTCAGGTATGCTAGAAACGCTTAATAAACTGGTAGATACGATTGAACAGGAAAAAAAGCACCTTTCAAGCATAGAGAACCTTAAACAGCAGGCCCAATCCAATTCGGACTTGATTAGGGAACGCTGGCTATGCGACTTGGTAACCGGTATTGTCAAAACGGAAGATGCGCTTGAGAAAGGAGGTGATATGGGCATAGACCTCATCGCCCATGGCTATCTTGCAGCAATCATCAAGCTTTCCATCTCCTCTGAGGACTATTCCAATTTGATTACCGCCAAGCTCCATATAAACAGTCTTATTGACAATCAAGAAGAGGTGGTATGCTTTTCACAAAGCAGGGACTCCATCATCCTGCTGTTGATGCAGCTTGTATCTGAATCGCTCGAGGAGACTGCTTATACATTAGGCCAGGCGATCAAATATGAGGTTGAACGAAACACCGACTGCATGGTAACCATTGGAATAGGCTCTTTCGTTGAGCGAATCGGAAGCCTGTCGCAATCCTATGCTGATGCGGAAAAAGCTATAAAATTTTCTGTTAAAACCGGTCAGAACCTGATATTTGGAATACATGACCTGAACTCCTTTTCGGAAATTGATTTTTTAAAACTGGACGGTAGCCCCATATCGGAGCGGCTGAAATATGTAAAGAAATCAGGTATCAACGAAATCATCGCCCAGTATATGACCATGATAGGCGATGACCCTTTTCAGACCACTCTCATAAGCTATTACCTTCTCTATGATCTTATGGTGGCTATATCAAGGATTATTGATGAACTGGGTGGTGTTGTTCAGGAAGTTATACCATGGGTAGCAAATAAATCGCAGCTTTCAGAGATAGCCGGCTCAAAAGAGACTTTCTGTGACGGTGTGAAGTCAATCCTGGATGCATTCATAGATTTCAGGGATTTAAAATCAGCGGGCAAATACTATGAAATGATTCAGAAGGCGAAGCAGCATATAAACCTGCATTTTGCCGACCAAGATATTTCCCTGCACTCAGTGGCCTCGATCGTGCATGTTAGTCCAAACCATTTCAGTACCATCTTTTCTCAGGAAACCGGGGAGACCTTCATTGAATATCTTACTCGAGTCCGTATTAATACATCGAAAGACCTGTTGCTGACGACAGCGCTCAGAAGTGCGGACATCGCCTACGATGTAGGATTTGGTGATCCCCATTATTTCAGTTATATTTTCAAGAAACATACAGGCATTTCCCCCCGGGAATTTAGAACCGGGAGCAAATGCCTGAATTGA
- a CDS encoding sensor histidine kinase produces MKKHTSIVDKIFSVFKSRSIKERIKISYVIIILLMITPPVITIVSFVVQMGRYDRIITNVSKTNRLNQTVKMEISDEIWDIVAGKKKFDEGRQYDIIDGINESLDDIMQTTEERENRQMLEVAGRAVDTLKRNVDRLGSQIANQSLVSENEEILDEIRGVSALIYDILQDFIVRVIESATITNEHHKRITFVLTVIQIFTVFFVTIFAVFTQRSVTASINNPIKRLENLSKRIAEGDFSVRVKLPQVSELDGLTDNLNIMAVKIQALIAENVREQQNLQKSEMKALQAQITPHFLYNTFDTIVWLAEEKKNDQVIDITRAFSSFFRISLNKGKDFLTVSEEFEHVKSYLTIQKIRYRDILDYEIEYMPEMADCQILKLLLQPLVENALYHGIKNKRGRGLLSVKGWRENNRLCFSVQDNGIGMTQEKLANIMKQISGSADPEDLNNVYGLYNVNKRLELYYDASTKLEITSQYQKGTTVYFSVPEVGFNV; encoded by the coding sequence ATGAAGAAACATACATCCATTGTTGATAAGATTTTCTCAGTGTTCAAAAGCAGAAGCATAAAAGAGAGAATTAAGATTTCCTACGTGATCATAATCCTTCTGATGATAACACCTCCTGTTATTACGATTGTTTCGTTTGTTGTCCAAATGGGTCGCTATGACCGTATCATAACCAATGTCAGCAAGACAAACCGTCTCAACCAGACAGTAAAGATGGAAATCTCAGACGAAATATGGGATATCGTTGCTGGAAAAAAGAAATTCGATGAAGGTAGGCAGTACGACATCATTGATGGGATCAACGAGAGCCTGGATGATATCATGCAAACGACTGAAGAGCGAGAAAACCGACAGATGCTTGAAGTGGCGGGTAGGGCAGTCGATACGCTGAAGCGCAATGTTGACCGGTTGGGAAGTCAGATAGCGAACCAGTCTCTGGTGAGTGAAAATGAAGAAATCCTCGATGAAATTCGAGGGGTATCCGCCCTTATCTATGATATCCTTCAGGATTTTATTGTACGGGTGATAGAATCGGCAACGATAACAAATGAGCATCATAAACGTATTACTTTCGTACTTACAGTCATTCAGATTTTTACCGTATTTTTTGTTACCATCTTTGCTGTTTTTACCCAACGTTCAGTGACTGCCAGTATCAATAATCCTATTAAAAGACTTGAGAACCTGTCTAAAAGAATTGCTGAGGGAGATTTCTCTGTCAGGGTAAAACTTCCGCAGGTAAGCGAGCTTGACGGTCTGACCGACAACCTGAACATCATGGCAGTCAAAATCCAAGCATTGATCGCAGAGAATGTGCGGGAACAGCAAAACCTTCAGAAATCGGAGATGAAGGCCCTTCAGGCTCAGATTACACCACATTTTCTCTATAACACATTCGATACGATAGTCTGGCTTGCAGAAGAAAAGAAAAATGATCAGGTCATTGACATTACCCGTGCCTTTTCCAGTTTTTTCAGGATATCTCTCAACAAGGGCAAAGATTTTCTCACGGTCAGCGAGGAATTTGAGCATGTGAAAAGCTATCTGACTATTCAGAAAATTAGATATAGGGACATCCTGGATTATGAAATCGAGTACATGCCTGAGATGGCAGACTGTCAAATTTTGAAACTATTGCTCCAGCCTCTTGTTGAAAACGCATTGTACCATGGAATTAAGAACAAAAGGGGTCGTGGATTATTGTCGGTGAAGGGCTGGCGTGAAAACAATCGCCTTTGTTTTTCCGTTCAGGACAATGGAATAGGAATGACACAAGAAAAATTAGCGAACATCATGAAACAGATTAGTGGTTCGGCCGATCCCGAGGATTTGAACAATGTCTATGGACTGTATAATGTTAATAAGAGACTTGAGCTGTATTATGATGCTAGCACAAAGCTGGAAATAACAAGTCAGTATCAAAAGGGTACTACCGTGTATTTCAGCGTACCTGAGGTTGGATTCAATGTATAA
- a CDS encoding ABC transporter substrate-binding protein, whose protein sequence is MIHHTRQISKRFRIVMIVIIICCLVGCGAQKKKVSQFEEDHGIIVGFSQIGAESAWRTCNTRSVQDAAAEKGVQLVYANAEQKQENQIKALRSFIAYQVDVIVFIPIVTDGWDNVLQEARDAGIPVLVTDRKIAVEDQSLYAGFIGTDSLKEGRTAGQFVLEKFAAKRESFGQTKEPITIVELFGTEGSSVANGRAEGFREVLKSYPEFQIIYSKSGDFLRSKGYELAVEFLEMYDDIDVIFSHNDGMTLGAIEAMEERGLRPGKDIVIITIDAQQEAIDALREGKVNCVIECNPKTGPEIIKLAQRLAAGETIPRLQYVHEEVFYETDNLSLIEPRGY, encoded by the coding sequence ATGATTCATCATACAAGGCAAATCAGTAAGCGATTCCGTATTGTCATGATTGTTATAATCATCTGTTGTCTAGTCGGATGCGGCGCTCAGAAAAAGAAGGTCTCCCAATTTGAAGAAGACCATGGGATTATCGTAGGTTTTTCGCAGATTGGTGCTGAAAGCGCCTGGAGAACTTGCAACACCCGCTCAGTTCAGGATGCCGCAGCTGAAAAGGGCGTGCAGTTGGTGTATGCCAATGCTGAACAGAAACAGGAGAATCAGATAAAAGCATTACGTTCCTTTATCGCGTATCAAGTTGATGTGATAGTGTTTATACCGATTGTCACCGATGGCTGGGATAATGTACTGCAGGAAGCCCGGGATGCCGGTATTCCTGTTCTGGTCACCGACCGCAAGATTGCTGTTGAAGATCAATCCTTATATGCAGGATTCATAGGTACCGACAGCCTGAAGGAAGGCCGGACTGCCGGGCAATTTGTATTGGAAAAATTTGCAGCCAAGCGGGAGAGTTTCGGCCAAACCAAAGAACCCATTACGATTGTAGAGTTATTCGGAACAGAAGGTTCTTCCGTAGCAAACGGAAGAGCGGAAGGTTTCAGGGAAGTGCTAAAGTCGTATCCGGAGTTTCAAATCATATACAGTAAATCAGGTGATTTTCTCCGCTCAAAGGGATACGAACTCGCTGTGGAATTTCTCGAGATGTATGATGATATCGACGTTATTTTTTCGCACAACGATGGAATGACCCTTGGGGCGATCGAAGCAATGGAAGAGCGAGGGCTTCGTCCTGGAAAAGACATCGTCATCATCACTATTGATGCACAGCAGGAAGCCATCGATGCGCTGCGTGAAGGAAAGGTGAACTGTGTCATCGAGTGCAACCCTAAAACCGGTCCTGAAATTATCAAGCTGGCTCAGCGCTTGGCTGCTGGAGAAACAATTCCACGACTACAATATGTACATGAAGAAGTGTTCTATGAAACCGATAACCTTTCGCTCATAGAGCCGCGTGGGTATTAA
- a CDS encoding DEAD/DEAH box helicase: MPFTSLGISESLCAVLQRENITTPYPIQTEVIPAVLSKRDVLGIAKTGSGKTLSYVLPILMNIQKKVVLKSRHIQVLVMVPTRELAAQVHSVFSQYIHESGLRIKTLAAFGGVSINPQMMAMNNVSILVATPGRLLELVSLHAVNLSSVEMVVLDEADKMLTVGFEKEMDQVFALLPEKRQNLLFSATLNDQIQSLEKVLLHDPLVIKIEEESDALDYIHQSAYFIPEEQKGPLLRYLIKSQDMQQVLVFTSSVARADRVVEKLQKNGIEARSIHSKKTQGARTELLRDFKLGYLRVLVTTDLLSRGIDIEFLPFVINYELPRSPINFIHRIGRTGRAERFGEAITLVSPSEEAHFKVIEKKMKKKVPRIAWEPLGRT; the protein is encoded by the coding sequence ATGCCATTTACTTCTTTGGGAATTTCAGAATCTCTGTGTGCTGTTTTACAGCGAGAAAATATTACAACGCCTTATCCAATTCAAACAGAAGTAATTCCAGCAGTCTTGAGCAAGAGAGACGTGCTTGGGATTGCCAAAACGGGATCGGGCAAGACTCTTAGCTATGTATTGCCTATCCTCATGAATATTCAAAAAAAAGTGGTTCTGAAAAGCAGGCATATCCAGGTATTGGTAATGGTTCCCACCAGAGAGCTGGCAGCGCAAGTTCATTCCGTGTTTTCCCAGTATATTCATGAATCAGGATTGCGTATAAAGACCCTTGCTGCCTTTGGCGGAGTATCAATCAATCCTCAAATGATGGCAATGAATAATGTAAGCATTCTCGTTGCTACCCCGGGCAGATTGTTGGAACTAGTCTCTTTACATGCTGTTAATTTGTCATCAGTGGAAATGGTAGTTCTCGATGAGGCAGACAAGATGTTAACGGTCGGTTTTGAGAAGGAAATGGATCAAGTTTTTGCGTTACTTCCTGAGAAACGCCAAAATTTGCTTTTTTCGGCAACGTTGAATGATCAGATTCAATCATTGGAAAAAGTTCTTTTGCATGATCCCTTGGTGATAAAAATCGAAGAGGAGTCAGATGCGTTGGATTATATCCATCAGAGTGCATATTTTATTCCAGAAGAACAAAAGGGACCGCTTTTACGGTACCTTATCAAGAGTCAGGATATGCAACAAGTATTGGTCTTTACTTCTTCTGTAGCAAGAGCTGATCGGGTTGTTGAGAAGCTGCAAAAAAACGGTATTGAGGCCAGATCAATTCATAGTAAGAAGACTCAGGGAGCGCGGACAGAACTGCTGCGGGATTTTAAGCTGGGATACCTCAGGGTATTGGTTACCACCGATCTGCTGTCCCGAGGAATTGACATTGAGTTCCTTCCCTTCGTCATTAACTATGAGTTGCCTCGTTCCCCTATCAATTTCATTCACAGAATTGGGAGAACGGGCCGTGCAGAAAGGTTTGGTGAAGCCATTACGCTTGTAAGTCCTTCAGAAGAAGCCCATTTCAAGGTGATAGAAAAGAAGATGAAGAAAAAGGTTCCCCGGATAGCGTGGGAGCCTCTTGGTCGTACCTAA